The Kutzneria kofuensis genome has a window encoding:
- a CDS encoding PfkB family carbohydrate kinase, whose protein sequence is MATPAAVPDVFLSGLLFYDIGFACLPAAPAAGTEVWARERGTSPGGIANFAVALSRLGLRTALAAAIGDDVTGDMCRRELTAEGIDLSLSRRLPDWPMPLTVAMAYDGDRALITHGSAPPVTADDLIGTPPTARAAVAHLCPEPQAWIGKAAAQGTLLFADAGWAEASHHREAILAQLPDCHAFLPNDREAMAYTRTDSPTAALAALAELVPLAVVTCGADGALGIDATTGETATVPGIAVDAVDTTGAGDVFGAALVFATLAGLPLADRLRFAALVAALSVRRIGGAASAPHWSDVDSWRRDNPRPDYVFLDDLQARVGASPWNSPADDSSRHPR, encoded by the coding sequence GTGGCAACACCAGCGGCGGTCCCCGACGTGTTCCTGTCGGGCCTGCTCTTCTACGACATCGGATTCGCCTGCCTGCCCGCCGCACCGGCCGCCGGCACCGAGGTCTGGGCCCGGGAGCGCGGCACGAGTCCCGGGGGCATCGCCAACTTCGCCGTCGCGCTGAGCCGCCTCGGCCTGCGCACCGCGCTGGCCGCCGCCATCGGCGACGACGTCACCGGCGACATGTGCCGGCGGGAACTGACCGCCGAGGGCATCGACCTGTCGCTGTCCCGCCGGCTCCCCGACTGGCCGATGCCGCTGACCGTCGCCATGGCGTACGACGGCGACCGCGCGCTGATCACCCACGGCTCCGCGCCGCCGGTCACCGCCGACGACCTCATCGGCACCCCGCCGACCGCCCGCGCGGCCGTCGCCCACCTCTGCCCCGAGCCGCAGGCGTGGATCGGCAAGGCCGCCGCCCAGGGCACGCTGCTGTTCGCCGACGCCGGCTGGGCGGAGGCGTCACACCACCGCGAGGCGATCCTGGCCCAGTTGCCCGACTGCCACGCGTTCCTGCCCAACGACCGCGAGGCGATGGCCTACACCCGTACCGACTCCCCCACCGCCGCGCTGGCCGCGCTGGCCGAGCTGGTGCCGCTCGCCGTCGTCACGTGCGGCGCCGACGGCGCACTCGGCATCGACGCCACCACCGGCGAAACCGCCACCGTGCCCGGCATCGCGGTCGACGCGGTGGACACCACCGGCGCCGGGGACGTCTTCGGCGCGGCCCTGGTCTTCGCCACGCTGGCCGGGCTGCCGCTGGCCGACCGGCTGCGCTTCGCCGCCCTCGTCGCCGCGCTCTCCGTGCGGCGCATCGGCGGTGCCGCCTCCGCCCCGCACTGGTCCGATGTGGACAGCTGGCGGCGCGACAATCCCCGACCCGACTACGTCTTCCTCGACGACCTCCAGGCACGAGTAGGAGCGAGCCCATGGAACTCTCCCGCAGACGATTCCTCCAGGCATCCGCGCTGA
- a CDS encoding ABC transporter substrate-binding protein, giving the protein MELSRRRFLQASALTAAAAGFTAACGSSGSTSAHGKDLTLWYWGGGLSDKVVGDAKTHFAADITLTASSIGGDFKQKLVTTLAAGGSSVPDITGIKGEDMASFIPSASKFLDLNELGFKDIASQYLAWKTKRAQTPDGKQLGFPIDIGPTGMYYRVDLFEQAGLPTDPAQVAAQVKTWDDFWAAGAQLHRAVPKSFPVRNLPELFSIVINQGTKRFVDENNHFIGDQDHIRNAWNTAVKSQTSGLNGKVDDNSWNAAIATGTLGVELGAAWHALDIEQAAPDLKGKWRVAPMPGGPANDGGSFLALPRQCRNPEQAFKIISWILDPENDARGFTDAALFPAAPAAYKLPAMTTGDPYFGGQKTIDVFGPAAEAIPISYEAPADAAVMAPYRTELGNIENNGKSPDAAWNDAVSQAKQIAQRQGVS; this is encoded by the coding sequence ATGGAACTCTCCCGCAGACGATTCCTCCAGGCATCCGCGCTGACCGCCGCCGCGGCCGGATTCACCGCCGCCTGCGGCAGTTCCGGTTCCACCAGCGCCCACGGCAAGGACCTGACCCTCTGGTACTGGGGCGGCGGGCTCAGCGACAAGGTGGTGGGCGACGCCAAGACCCACTTCGCCGCCGACATCACGCTCACCGCCAGCTCCATCGGCGGTGACTTCAAGCAGAAGCTGGTCACGACGCTGGCCGCCGGCGGCTCGTCGGTGCCCGACATCACCGGGATCAAGGGCGAGGACATGGCCTCGTTCATCCCCAGCGCCAGCAAGTTCCTCGACCTCAACGAACTGGGCTTCAAAGACATCGCCTCGCAGTACCTGGCCTGGAAGACCAAGCGCGCGCAGACCCCGGACGGCAAGCAGCTCGGCTTCCCGATCGACATCGGCCCCACCGGCATGTACTACCGGGTGGACCTGTTCGAGCAGGCCGGGCTGCCGACCGACCCGGCCCAGGTGGCCGCGCAGGTCAAGACCTGGGACGACTTCTGGGCCGCCGGCGCCCAGCTGCACCGGGCGGTGCCCAAGTCCTTCCCGGTGCGCAACCTGCCCGAGCTGTTCAGCATCGTCATCAACCAGGGCACCAAGCGCTTCGTCGACGAGAACAACCACTTCATCGGCGACCAGGACCACATCCGCAATGCCTGGAACACCGCCGTGAAGAGCCAGACCTCGGGCCTGAACGGCAAGGTGGACGACAACAGCTGGAACGCGGCCATCGCCACCGGCACCCTCGGCGTCGAGCTCGGCGCCGCCTGGCACGCGCTGGACATCGAGCAGGCCGCCCCGGACCTCAAGGGCAAGTGGCGGGTCGCGCCGATGCCGGGCGGGCCGGCCAACGACGGCGGCTCGTTCCTGGCGCTGCCCCGGCAGTGCCGCAACCCCGAGCAGGCGTTCAAGATCATCAGCTGGATCCTCGACCCGGAGAACGACGCCCGCGGCTTCACCGACGCGGCGCTGTTCCCCGCCGCCCCGGCCGCGTACAAGCTGCCGGCGATGACCACCGGCGACCCGTACTTCGGCGGCCAGAAGACCATCGACGTGTTCGGCCCCGCCGCCGAGGCCATCCCGATCAGCTACGAGGCGCCGGCCGACGCGGCCGTGATGGCGCCGTACCGCACCGAGCTCGGCAACATCGAGAACAACGGCAAGTCGCCCGACGCCGCCTGGAATGACGCCGTCAGCCAGGCCAAGCAGATCGCCCAGCGGCAGGGGGTGAGCTGA
- a CDS encoding carbohydrate ABC transporter permease yields the protein MASVPATRSRPARFRPRRTPVPSARPPRRGVLSYWRQYLAISPFYLVFAVFSLFPVFFSLFLAFQRWDGLSDMTFVGLQQFQFLVKDPVFWQSVGNTLVIWVLSTVPTLFGALVLAALVHSVRRFKGFYRIALFVPNVTSIVAVSIFFAAVFSNNFGLVNAILGLVGIGPIAWLTNPWLIKVVIALLMTWMWTGYNMIIYLAGLQAIPPEVHEAARIDGAGPVRAFFGITLPMLRPIILFTVVISTINGLQSFSEPQVLFGTNAANASLGGPGQAGLTTLLYFYQEAFMNNDYGYGAAIVWAFFLLIIVLVVVNWRLVQRGRKE from the coding sequence GTGGCGTCTGTGCCCGCCACCCGGTCGCGGCCGGCGCGCTTCCGGCCGCGGCGGACGCCTGTCCCGTCCGCCCGGCCGCCGCGCCGCGGGGTGTTGTCGTACTGGCGGCAGTACCTGGCGATCTCGCCGTTCTACCTGGTGTTCGCGGTGTTCTCGCTGTTCCCGGTGTTCTTCTCGCTGTTCCTGGCCTTCCAGCGCTGGGACGGCCTGAGCGACATGACGTTCGTCGGGCTGCAGCAGTTCCAGTTCCTGGTCAAGGACCCGGTGTTCTGGCAGTCCGTCGGCAACACGCTGGTGATCTGGGTGCTGTCCACCGTGCCGACGCTGTTCGGCGCGCTGGTGCTGGCCGCGCTGGTGCATTCGGTGCGGCGGTTCAAGGGCTTCTACCGGATCGCGCTGTTCGTGCCCAACGTGACGTCCATCGTGGCGGTGTCCATCTTCTTCGCGGCCGTGTTCAGCAACAACTTCGGTCTGGTCAACGCGATCCTGGGCCTGGTCGGCATCGGGCCGATCGCCTGGCTGACCAACCCGTGGCTGATCAAGGTGGTCATCGCCCTGCTGATGACCTGGATGTGGACCGGCTACAACATGATCATCTACCTGGCGGGGCTGCAGGCGATCCCGCCGGAGGTGCACGAGGCGGCCCGGATCGACGGCGCCGGACCGGTGCGCGCCTTCTTCGGCATCACGCTGCCGATGCTGCGGCCGATCATCCTGTTCACCGTGGTGATCTCCACCATCAACGGCCTGCAGAGCTTCAGCGAACCCCAGGTCCTGTTCGGCACCAACGCCGCCAACGCCAGTCTCGGCGGCCCGGGCCAGGCCGGCCTGACCACGCTGCTGTACTTCTACCAGGAAGCGTTCATGAACAACGACTACGGCTACGGGGCCGCGATCGTGTGGGCGTTCTTCCTGCTGATCATCGTGCTGGTCGTGGTCAACTGGCGGCTGGTGCAACGCGGGAGGAAGGAATGA
- a CDS encoding carbohydrate ABC transporter permease has protein sequence MTRRWGGIGAHVVLVAAVLISVFPFVWTVVMATNTTTDIYHSPPKFTPGSHLLENVGNVLADIDFFGSMLNTLIVATVTTALVVFIDSLAAFAFAKFDFPGRRVLFGLLLVFMMLPLQLGTLPQFIIMSQIGWVGTLQALVPPALANAFGIFWMRQYISGGVPDELLDAARIDGCGFFRQYWNVAVPLMRPALSFLSIYAFVNSWNDYIWPLIVLTDPSRLTLQVALAQLNVGHNTDYSMVMAGVLLATVPMVAVFALFARGFIAGATEGALRG, from the coding sequence ATGACCCGGCGCTGGGGCGGCATCGGCGCGCACGTCGTCCTGGTGGCGGCCGTGCTGATCTCCGTGTTCCCGTTCGTGTGGACGGTCGTGATGGCGACCAACACCACCACCGACATCTACCACAGCCCGCCCAAGTTCACCCCGGGCTCGCACCTGCTGGAGAACGTCGGCAACGTGCTGGCCGACATCGACTTCTTCGGGTCGATGCTGAACACGCTGATCGTCGCGACCGTCACCACCGCGCTGGTGGTGTTCATCGACTCGTTGGCCGCCTTCGCCTTCGCCAAGTTCGACTTCCCCGGCCGACGGGTCCTGTTCGGACTGCTGCTGGTGTTCATGATGCTGCCGCTGCAGCTCGGCACGCTGCCGCAGTTCATCATCATGTCCCAGATCGGCTGGGTCGGGACGCTGCAGGCGCTGGTGCCGCCCGCGCTGGCCAACGCCTTCGGCATCTTCTGGATGCGGCAGTACATCAGCGGCGGCGTGCCCGACGAGCTGCTCGACGCGGCCCGCATCGACGGCTGCGGCTTCTTCCGCCAGTACTGGAACGTCGCCGTCCCGTTGATGCGGCCGGCGCTGTCGTTCCTGTCCATCTACGCCTTCGTCAACTCCTGGAACGACTACATCTGGCCGTTGATCGTGCTGACCGACCCGAGCCGGCTGACCCTGCAGGTCGCCCTCGCGCAGCTCAACGTCGGCCACAACACCGACTACAGCATGGTGATGGCCGGCGTGCTGCTGGCGACGGTGCCGATGGTGGCGGTGTTCGCGCTGTTCGCTCGCGGCTTCATCGCCGGCGCGACCGAGGGGGCGCTGCGCGGGTGA
- a CDS encoding alpha-L-fucosidase, whose amino-acid sequence MNWFQEAKFGIFVHWGAYSVPAWAEPIGELGTFPSDVWFTRNPYAEWYWNTSQIPGSAAAEHHRTHHGGRPYDGFLDQWRAERFDPSDWASLFARAGARYLVPTTKHHDGITLWDAPGTGTRNTVHRGPRRDLVADLARAARAHGLRFGVYYSGGIDWHAGRRAVIRHEDEIDDHGRANEAAYAAYALRQVRDLILRYRPDVLWNDIGWPDLGLADLPALFAEYRAAVPEGVVNDRWDGTHSRRPSVRPDFRTSEYQANRQNEADGPWENCRGVGYSFGWNRAEGPEHSLSPAGAIRLLADVVSRGGNLLLNIGPRADGTLPETQRSVLEGMAEWMAVNSPAIHGTRPLDDASPGDTPWLRWTRSGGHAYAMLADVRGEATLSHRSGLVNPVRLDGGRIAARAVPEGTAVDVGEVGATPVVLRFDVTGLPAHPR is encoded by the coding sequence GTGAACTGGTTCCAGGAGGCCAAGTTCGGCATCTTCGTGCACTGGGGCGCCTACTCGGTGCCGGCGTGGGCGGAGCCGATCGGCGAGCTGGGGACGTTCCCCTCGGACGTGTGGTTCACCCGCAACCCGTATGCCGAGTGGTACTGGAACACCAGTCAGATCCCCGGCAGCGCCGCGGCCGAGCACCACCGCACCCATCATGGCGGCCGGCCGTACGACGGCTTCCTCGACCAGTGGCGGGCGGAGCGCTTCGACCCTTCCGACTGGGCCTCGTTGTTCGCCCGCGCCGGCGCTCGCTATCTCGTGCCGACCACCAAGCACCACGACGGGATCACGCTCTGGGATGCCCCCGGCACCGGCACCCGCAACACCGTGCACCGCGGGCCTCGCCGTGATCTCGTCGCCGACCTCGCCCGCGCCGCCCGCGCACACGGCCTGCGTTTCGGCGTCTACTACTCCGGCGGCATCGACTGGCACGCCGGCCGGCGGGCCGTCATCCGGCACGAGGACGAGATCGACGATCACGGCCGGGCCAACGAGGCCGCCTACGCCGCGTACGCGCTGCGCCAGGTTCGGGACCTGATCCTGCGCTACCGGCCCGACGTGCTGTGGAACGACATCGGCTGGCCCGACCTCGGCCTGGCCGACCTTCCCGCGCTGTTCGCCGAGTACCGCGCGGCCGTGCCCGAGGGCGTGGTCAACGACCGCTGGGACGGGACGCATTCGCGCCGACCGTCGGTCCGACCCGACTTCCGGACCAGCGAGTACCAGGCCAACCGCCAGAACGAGGCCGACGGCCCGTGGGAGAACTGCCGCGGCGTCGGCTATTCCTTCGGCTGGAACCGTGCCGAGGGGCCGGAGCACTCCCTCTCCCCGGCCGGCGCGATCCGGCTGCTGGCCGATGTCGTCTCGCGGGGCGGCAACCTCCTGCTGAACATCGGTCCCCGCGCGGACGGCACCCTCCCGGAGACGCAGCGTTCCGTGTTGGAGGGCATGGCCGAATGGATGGCCGTCAACTCCCCGGCCATCCACGGCACCCGCCCGCTGGACGACGCGTCGCCCGGGGACACGCCGTGGCTCCGGTGGACGCGCAGCGGCGGTCACGCGTACGCGATGCTCGCCGATGTCCGTGGCGAGGCAACGCTTTCCCACCGCTCGGGTCTGGTGAACCCGGTCCGGCTCGACGGCGGTCGCATCGCGGCTCGGGCCGTTCCCGAGGGAACGGCAGTCGATGTCGGCGAGGTCGGCGCAACGCCCGTCGTCCTCCGCTTCGACGTGACGGGCCTTCCCGCACATCCGCGGTAG
- a CDS encoding SAM-dependent methyltransferase, with amino-acid sequence MTSWTPAEVDPDVPSAARIYDYLLGGSHNFGPDRELADKLLAVQPNVADIARRNRAFLRRAVLFMAAAGIRQFLDLGSGIPTAGNVHEIAQQAAPGSRVVYVDYEGIAVAHSELLLAGNENAAVVQRDVTRPDEVLAADGTRRLIDFSRPVGLLAVTIGHYLPPATDPVGVFARYRDAVAPGSHLALSHLTDDFAGLHGDAIVETMRSTQNNVFPRTRARVLELFGDFALVAPGLVTTSGWRPDDSTAAAVDPEEDGLYAGVAVKT; translated from the coding sequence ATGACCAGCTGGACGCCGGCCGAGGTCGACCCGGACGTGCCGAGCGCGGCGCGGATCTACGACTACCTGCTCGGCGGCAGTCACAACTTCGGGCCGGACCGCGAGCTGGCGGACAAGCTGCTCGCCGTGCAGCCCAACGTCGCCGACATCGCCCGACGCAACCGGGCGTTCCTGCGCCGCGCGGTGCTGTTCATGGCGGCGGCCGGCATCCGCCAGTTCCTCGACCTCGGCTCCGGCATCCCGACCGCCGGGAACGTGCACGAGATCGCCCAGCAGGCCGCGCCCGGCTCGCGGGTGGTCTACGTGGACTACGAGGGCATCGCCGTCGCGCACAGCGAGCTCCTGCTCGCCGGCAACGAGAACGCCGCCGTCGTGCAGCGGGACGTGACCCGGCCCGACGAGGTGCTGGCCGCCGACGGGACCCGCAGGCTGATCGACTTCTCTCGGCCGGTCGGTCTGCTGGCGGTCACGATCGGGCACTACCTGCCGCCCGCCACCGACCCGGTCGGGGTGTTCGCCCGCTACCGCGACGCCGTCGCGCCGGGCAGCCACCTCGCGCTCTCGCATCTGACCGACGACTTCGCCGGCCTGCACGGCGACGCGATCGTCGAGACGATGAGGAGCACGCAGAACAACGTCTTCCCGCGGACGCGGGCGCGGGTGCTCGAACTGTTCGGCGACTTCGCCCTGGTCGCGCCCGGCCTCGTCACGACGTCGGGATGGCGTCCGGACGATTCCACGGCGGCGGCCGTCGATCCGGAGGAGGACGGGCTGTACGCGGGTGTCGCCGTCAAGACCTGA